A section of the Verrucomicrobiota bacterium genome encodes:
- a CDS encoding glycoside hydrolase family 130 protein: MPDIAKRFAENPILRPADIRPSIEGMKVECLLNPGVFRFNHKTWLLLRVAERPEQKPGKTSFPILGAKGELQILEFDNSDPKLNRADPRVIGYDGRDYLTTMSHLRLVASADGINFAEDASYPSMFGQGELEAYGIEDCRVVQIGETYYLTFTEVSEHGVGVGLRSTTDWRNIFQHGMILPPHNKDCAIFGEQIGGKYYALHRPSSPALGGNYIWLAESPDLVHWGRHHCLAHSRPGLWDSARVGAGAAPIRTPEGWLEIYHGANGENHYCLGALLLDLESPWKVLARSRQPIMEPIADYERTGFFGNVVFTNGHLVDGDTVTLYYGASDSVICGARLSIQEILQTLRSAAL; the protein is encoded by the coding sequence ATGCCTGACATCGCGAAACGCTTTGCTGAAAACCCGATCCTGAGGCCGGCTGACATCCGCCCGAGCATTGAGGGAATGAAAGTCGAATGTCTGCTGAATCCCGGCGTCTTCCGGTTCAACCACAAGACCTGGCTCCTCTTGCGCGTGGCCGAGCGCCCCGAGCAGAAGCCGGGCAAGACGTCGTTCCCCATCCTGGGCGCCAAGGGAGAGTTGCAGATCCTGGAATTCGACAACTCCGATCCGAAGCTCAATCGCGCCGACCCCAGGGTCATCGGCTATGACGGCAGGGATTACTTGACGACGATGTCGCATTTGCGGCTGGTCGCCAGTGCCGACGGAATTAACTTTGCCGAAGACGCGTCTTATCCATCGATGTTCGGCCAGGGCGAATTGGAAGCCTACGGCATAGAGGATTGCCGGGTGGTGCAGATCGGTGAGACCTACTATCTTACCTTCACGGAAGTGTCGGAGCACGGCGTGGGCGTGGGCTTGCGCAGCACAACCGACTGGCGCAATATTTTCCAACACGGCATGATTCTCCCACCCCACAACAAGGACTGCGCGATTTTCGGCGAGCAAATCGGTGGCAAATACTACGCCTTGCACCGACCCAGCAGTCCGGCCCTCGGCGGAAATTACATCTGGCTCGCTGAATCGCCTGACCTCGTGCATTGGGGCCGGCACCATTGTCTGGCGCACAGTCGGCCGGGCCTGTGGGACAGCGCCCGTGTTGGGGCTGGGGCCGCCCCCATCCGCACACCGGAAGGCTGGCTGGAAATTTACCACGGCGCCAATGGCGAAAACCACTACTGCCTCGGAGCGCTGCTGCTCGATCTTGAATCTCCGTGGAAAGTCCTCGCCCGCTCGCGTCAGCCAATCATGGAACCGATTGCGGACTACGAACGCACCGGTTTCTTCGGCAATGTCGTCTTCACCAACGGCCATCTGGTGGACGGCGACACGGTGACTCTTTACTACGGCGCTTCCGACAGCGTCATCTGTGGCGCGCGACTCTCCATCCAGGAGATTCTGCAAACCCTCCGTTCAGCCGCGTTATGA
- a CDS encoding MFS transporter, protein MKKCLHEYRHFLSYPRDMRILLITNLVYGLVMPVIEMFIGAYVMRKSDDVKMVVIYQLAVYTGIPFTFLVNGWLLQLVSVKRLYSVGMLLSGLSMVVMMSLTELSLMGLGVAGLLMGMSFGLYWANRDYLALSSTSDGNRNYYYGLETFFATNIGIVVPFAVGAFIGWYGGEVTGQVSRAYQVVTAVVFVITIAASVIVHQGQFKNPPRSQFLYFRYHWIWNRMQLLAILKGLAQGYIVTAPAMLIMTHVGKEGSLGTILSVGSVLSAILLYILGRTTKPKHRIYLFAVGLSLFALGALANGILFNKLGVLLFMVLLVLGRPLADIAYFTIQLLVIDTVSALEKRNQYAYIFVQEFGFYIGRFTGCGLFILLATQVSNTFALRFALLIVAVLQLLSVFVAKRILKGCADTGQAGNVAPAGTPIPIPAA, encoded by the coding sequence ATGAAAAAGTGTTTGCACGAGTATCGGCACTTCCTCTCGTATCCGCGCGACATGCGGATTCTCCTGATCACCAATCTGGTCTATGGGTTGGTGATGCCGGTGATCGAGATGTTCATCGGCGCCTACGTCATGCGGAAATCCGACGACGTGAAAATGGTCGTCATCTACCAGTTAGCGGTTTACACGGGAATCCCCTTCACGTTTCTGGTCAACGGCTGGCTGCTGCAACTGGTGAGCGTCAAGCGCCTTTACTCCGTCGGCATGTTGCTCAGCGGGCTTTCGATGGTGGTCATGATGTCCTTGACCGAGTTGAGCCTGATGGGATTGGGTGTGGCAGGATTGCTGATGGGCATGTCCTTCGGGCTTTATTGGGCCAACCGTGATTATTTGGCCCTGTCCAGTACGAGCGACGGCAACCGAAACTATTATTACGGCCTGGAAACTTTCTTCGCCACCAACATTGGCATTGTGGTGCCGTTCGCGGTGGGAGCATTTATTGGCTGGTATGGCGGCGAAGTTACCGGCCAGGTCTCCCGCGCGTATCAGGTGGTCACGGCGGTCGTGTTCGTCATAACCATCGCGGCTTCGGTCATTGTCCATCAAGGTCAATTCAAGAATCCTCCCCGGAGCCAGTTCCTGTATTTCCGTTATCACTGGATTTGGAACCGGATGCAACTGCTCGCTATCCTCAAAGGGTTGGCTCAGGGCTACATTGTCACGGCGCCGGCCATGCTGATCATGACGCATGTTGGCAAAGAAGGCTCGCTGGGCACGATCCTTTCGGTCGGCAGTGTCCTGTCGGCCATCCTGCTCTACATCCTCGGGCGGACCACCAAACCGAAACACCGCATTTACCTCTTCGCCGTCGGCCTGTCGTTGTTCGCCTTGGGCGCGCTGGCGAATGGAATCCTCTTCAACAAACTCGGCGTGCTGCTGTTCATGGTGCTTCTGGTCCTGGGACGTCCCCTGGCCGACATCGCTTATTTCACGATTCAACTGTTGGTAATAGACACCGTCTCCGCGCTCGAGAAACGCAATCAGTACGCCTACATCTTTGTTCAGGAGTTCGGATTCTACATCGGGCGGTTCACCGGATGCGGGTTGTTCATCCTGCTGGCAACTCAAGTGTCAAACACGTTTGCCTTGCGTTTCGCATTGCTCATCGTCGCCGTGCTGCAGCTTCTCTCGGTGTTCGTGGCCAAACGGATCTTGAAAGGCTGCGCCGACACCGGGCAAGCGGGAAATGTCGCGCCAGCGGGAACACCGATCCCAATCCCGGCGGCATAA
- a CDS encoding toxin-antitoxin system HicB family antitoxin, which yields MKTIEAQIPEPVLKQAQELAARENVPLAQIISLAVAQAVGVWSNESYMAVRAKRASREKFLDALQEVPDVEPPDYDRLPGGYKSGE from the coding sequence ATGAAAACCATTGAAGCCCAAATTCCCGAACCGGTGCTCAAACAGGCGCAAGAACTGGCGGCGCGCGAGAATGTTCCTCTGGCGCAGATCATCAGTCTGGCAGTCGCCCAAGCCGTCGGCGTGTGGAGCAACGAGAGCTACATGGCCGTGCGGGCCAAGCGCGCCAGCCGGGAAAAGTTTCTCGACGCCTTGCAGGAAGTCCCGGACGTTGAGCCGCCGGACTACGACCGGTTGCCGGGAGGCTATAAATCGGGCGAGTGA
- a CDS encoding DUF2283 domain-containing protein, which produces MKVTYDPEVDVLRILFRDVPVEESDEDKPGVILDYDKDGNVVGMEVLNASQRVENPRGVDYAVTA; this is translated from the coding sequence ATGAAAGTGACCTACGATCCCGAAGTGGACGTGCTGCGGATTCTATTCCGCGACGTTCCGGTTGAAGAGAGCGACGAGGACAAACCCGGCGTGATTCTTGATTACGACAAAGACGGCAACGTGGTGGGGATGGAAGTGCTCAACGCCTCGCAGCGCGTCGAAAACCCGCGTGGCGTGGATTACGCCGTCACCGCCTGA
- a CDS encoding DUF2283 domain-containing protein — MADKIKVWFDAEADYLEVRFSDAAGYEKETKHDAVMERVDAKGHVIGFSVMGVSKFKKDKPLEADLAPA, encoded by the coding sequence ATGGCCGATAAAATAAAAGTCTGGTTTGACGCGGAAGCCGATTATCTCGAAGTGAGATTTTCGGACGCTGCCGGTTACGAAAAGGAAACCAAGCACGACGCCGTCATGGAGCGGGTGGATGCCAAAGGCCACGTCATCGGCTTCAGCGTCATGGGCGTGAGCAAGTTCAAAAAGGACAAGCCGTTGGAGGCAGACTTAGCTCCCGCCTGA
- a CDS encoding DUF4258 domain-containing protein, with product MGAEIERVLIQPQLVRRSRSDEAVRLFYEFYAQTIVGGKWLCVVVKYAENDAFVVTAYLTDKPKAGEDLWPIK from the coding sequence ATGGGCGCGGAGATTGAGCGGGTGTTGATTCAACCCCAATTGGTGCGGCGTTCGCGTTCGGATGAAGCGGTGCGGTTGTTTTACGAATTTTACGCGCAGACGATTGTGGGTGGCAAATGGCTGTGCGTTGTGGTCAAGTATGCGGAGAACGATGCGTTTGTGGTCACGGCCTACCTGACCGACAAACCGAAAGCCGGAGAAGATTTATGGCCGATAAAATAA
- a CDS encoding N-6 DNA methylase: protein MPEVRKLWQTEGLFSDHYLKARLKNNDWWPNDAEAQPTFQFCKELYEKRAFALRKYDNEMGVRQEFIDKILERLGFAWSDNLRLPETKQDLEPDYILYPNGETKESVLNKSVAERYRAGVGILEAKKFGHPLSQISKHQQRYPHQQIRDYLQESDSIVWGILTNGEVWRLYCRDSKASHYFALNFEVALKSLEDFKIFLVLFSSAAFTRDAQGKCRLDQVRESALATQAELEADLRERIFTIVEILANGFAERPENKINDADLPRLYENCLIFLYRLLFILYAEGRLLLPVEPKSRKYYKQLSLARLLVPLKSFTEYDSQTQTRFYRDIHALCLVINGTDKKANDEFGVPRYNGGLFDPDHCPLLKEWAVADAVLADVLRQLMFTPEKRGQKFVPFESVDYADLSVQQLGSIYEGLLEHHFVREGGKLVLKTDKAERKATGTYYTPDYVVKYIVEQTITPLLQEIEQRKMVKAARAAGKQDNSFAGEVLKLNICDPAMGSGHFLVEATTFLADQIVYHPTTRFQAEFVKGESQEETEIAYWRRRVVEACIYGVDLNPLAVELAKLSLWLTTISSDQPLNFLDHHLRRGNSLIGARLDQLGSLPQKKSKGGAQQIHFTFGPDFKQAVAETICQIHEIERQVSLDMATVKAKEKRWETEILPRLAPYKRVADLWTNIFFDGPLSEEEYLAAAKEILVVAQESAARLQEAAARYGIKELDKPYFHWELEFPEVFFNDDGSHRDSPGFDAVIGNPPYVRIQGFPRLEIDFLAENFESATGNVDLYVSFIERGLKMLKRGGLLGEIVPNKFFKTDYGEGLRRLITREGMLTQIVDFGASQVFPATTYTCLLFLTRGIQEAFDYAEARADSHSLRSPKFTRIAGKSLDQSSWTFSTDAAADLLKKIQRDSIRLLDLPAEMSRGSSSGDDDVFMNENEDIEEGICRVPVFASDFGRYSFAPAGRWKIIFPYWLDGGSYRLYSEDELKARFPKAFAHLQNARQRLEKRKQFAQWFGYSAPRNLELHDRAQIYIPLLADRGLFAHVPISLRNEFCPMASGGFTISLAESATVNSGYVLALINSKLLFWKLAQMSNLFRGGWITCTKQYLGELPIRRIEFTTPEKSRASLVAKSKQLHQRSASDGNPDSVLAFVTEQLAARPERADIVHDLLAFLAEQMITLNREKRATAKQFLTDLKDFHGVDAHALKPKTKLDKFWELDAAEAFAHFRANKFRLKDSDEERLRTRFQTAKDKVVPLESQITFTDELIDQIVYRLYGLTAEEKALVQAAK, encoded by the coding sequence ATGCCAGAAGTCAGAAAGCTTTGGCAAACTGAAGGGCTTTTCTCCGATCACTACCTCAAAGCACGCCTCAAAAATAATGACTGGTGGCCCAACGACGCCGAAGCACAACCGACTTTCCAGTTCTGCAAAGAGCTATATGAAAAGCGCGCCTTTGCATTGCGCAAGTATGACAACGAAATGGGAGTCCGTCAGGAATTCATCGACAAGATTCTGGAGCGACTTGGCTTCGCCTGGTCGGACAACTTGCGACTACCGGAAACTAAGCAGGATTTAGAGCCTGACTACATTCTGTACCCCAATGGCGAGACCAAGGAAAGCGTGCTCAACAAAAGCGTTGCCGAGCGGTATCGCGCTGGTGTGGGCATTTTGGAAGCGAAGAAGTTTGGACACCCGCTTTCCCAAATCAGCAAGCATCAGCAGCGCTACCCCCATCAGCAAATTCGGGATTACCTACAGGAATCGGATTCCATTGTTTGGGGAATTCTGACGAACGGCGAGGTCTGGCGACTTTACTGCCGCGACTCCAAGGCCAGCCACTATTTCGCGCTGAACTTTGAAGTCGCCCTCAAATCCCTCGAAGACTTCAAAATTTTCCTGGTACTGTTCAGTTCCGCCGCGTTCACGCGCGATGCCCAAGGCAAATGCCGCCTCGACCAGGTCCGCGAAAGCGCTTTGGCCACGCAGGCCGAATTGGAAGCCGACCTTCGTGAGCGAATCTTCACCATCGTCGAGATTCTCGCCAATGGATTTGCCGAACGCCCGGAAAACAAAATCAACGACGCGGACTTGCCGCGCCTTTATGAAAATTGTCTCATCTTTCTGTACCGATTGCTTTTTATTCTCTACGCCGAAGGCCGTTTGTTGCTGCCGGTTGAACCCAAATCGCGCAAATATTACAAGCAACTGTCGCTCGCCCGCCTCCTCGTGCCACTGAAAAGCTTCACCGAGTACGACAGCCAGACTCAAACGCGCTTTTACCGCGACATCCATGCGCTCTGTCTGGTCATCAACGGGACAGACAAGAAGGCGAATGATGAATTCGGAGTTCCGCGCTACAACGGCGGGCTTTTCGACCCCGACCACTGCCCGCTGCTGAAGGAGTGGGCCGTGGCCGACGCGGTGCTGGCGGACGTGTTGCGGCAACTCATGTTTACCCCGGAAAAGCGCGGACAAAAGTTTGTCCCCTTCGAGTCGGTGGACTACGCCGACCTCAGTGTCCAACAACTCGGTTCGATTTACGAAGGACTGCTCGAACACCACTTCGTGCGCGAGGGCGGCAAGCTCGTGCTTAAAACCGATAAAGCGGAACGCAAAGCCACCGGCACATATTACACGCCTGACTACGTCGTCAAATACATCGTCGAGCAAACGATCACGCCACTGTTGCAGGAAATCGAGCAACGAAAGATGGTTAAAGCCGCCCGTGCCGCCGGCAAACAGGACAACTCATTCGCGGGCGAAGTCCTCAAGCTGAACATCTGCGATCCAGCAATGGGTTCGGGCCATTTCCTCGTCGAGGCAACCACGTTTTTGGCTGACCAAATCGTTTATCACCCGACCACGAGATTTCAGGCGGAGTTCGTCAAGGGCGAGTCTCAGGAAGAAACCGAGATCGCTTATTGGCGGCGGCGCGTCGTTGAAGCCTGCATCTATGGCGTGGACCTGAATCCGCTGGCCGTGGAGCTTGCCAAACTTTCGCTCTGGCTCACCACCATCTCCAGCGACCAGCCACTCAACTTTCTCGACCATCACTTGCGGCGCGGAAATTCGCTCATCGGCGCGCGCCTCGATCAGCTCGGCAGTCTGCCGCAGAAAAAGAGCAAAGGCGGCGCGCAACAAATCCATTTTACGTTCGGCCCTGACTTCAAGCAGGCCGTGGCCGAAACCATCTGCCAGATTCACGAAATCGAAAGACAAGTCAGCCTCGATATGGCGACGGTGAAGGCAAAGGAAAAGCGCTGGGAAACTGAAATCCTGCCCCGGCTCGCGCCGTACAAGAGGGTGGCAGACCTCTGGACAAACATCTTCTTCGATGGGCCGCTAAGTGAGGAAGAGTATTTGGCTGCGGCAAAAGAAATCCTCGTGGTGGCGCAAGAAAGCGCGGCCCGATTGCAGGAAGCAGCGGCGCGCTACGGGATCAAAGAGCTCGACAAACCTTACTTCCACTGGGAACTCGAATTTCCTGAAGTCTTTTTCAACGACGATGGTTCGCACAGAGACAGTCCAGGCTTTGATGCTGTGATCGGAAATCCCCCATACGTGAGAATTCAAGGCTTCCCACGTCTGGAAATTGACTTCCTCGCAGAGAACTTTGAGTCAGCCACAGGCAATGTTGATCTATATGTGAGTTTCATCGAGCGCGGCTTGAAAATGCTCAAACGGGGAGGACTCCTCGGCGAGATTGTACCGAACAAGTTTTTCAAGACGGATTATGGAGAGGGTTTGCGGCGATTGATAACACGCGAGGGCATGTTGACACAGATCGTTGACTTCGGCGCAAGCCAGGTGTTTCCCGCCACGACTTATACTTGTTTGCTTTTCCTCACACGCGGAATTCAAGAAGCGTTCGACTATGCTGAAGCGCGAGCGGACTCGCACTCACTGCGATCCCCGAAGTTCACGCGCATCGCCGGCAAATCGCTAGACCAAAGCTCATGGACGTTTTCCACCGATGCTGCGGCGGATCTTCTCAAGAAGATTCAGCGCGATTCCATCCGCTTGCTCGATCTCCCGGCAGAGATGAGCCGAGGGAGCAGCAGCGGGGACGATGATGTGTTCATGAATGAGAACGAAGACATTGAGGAAGGCATCTGTCGCGTCCCGGTGTTCGCTTCGGACTTCGGCCGATACTCTTTTGCTCCGGCCGGACGCTGGAAAATTATTTTCCCATATTGGCTCGACGGAGGTTCGTACCGACTTTACTCGGAGGATGAGCTGAAAGCCCGTTTCCCGAAAGCGTTCGCCCATTTGCAGAACGCGCGACAGAGGCTTGAAAAGCGTAAGCAGTTCGCGCAATGGTTTGGCTACAGCGCGCCACGAAATCTTGAACTTCACGACCGTGCTCAAATCTACATCCCGCTCTTGGCAGATCGCGGATTGTTCGCTCACGTTCCAATCAGCCTCCGGAACGAATTCTGCCCGATGGCCAGCGGAGGCTTCACGATTAGTTTGGCCGAATCCGCGACGGTTAATTCAGGCTACGTGCTAGCGCTCATAAACTCGAAGTTGCTTTTTTGGAAGCTTGCTCAAATGAGCAATCTCTTTCGCGGAGGCTGGATCACATGCACCAAACAATATCTTGGCGAGCTTCCCATCCGCCGAATTGAATTCACGACGCCAGAGAAGTCGCGTGCATCGCTCGTCGCCAAATCCAAGCAACTTCACCAACGCAGCGCGTCGGATGGAAACCCGGACAGTGTGCTGGCCTTCGTGACGGAGCAACTTGCCGCCAGACCCGAACGCGCGGATATCGTCCACGACCTGCTCGCCTTCCTGGCCGAACAGATGATAACCTTGAACCGGGAGAAACGTGCCACCGCCAAACAATTCCTGACCGACCTCAAAGATTTCCACGGCGTTGACGCCCACGCCTTGAAACCCAAAACCAAGCTCGACAAGTTTTGGGAGCTTGATGCCGCCGAAGCCTTCGCCCATTTTCGCGCCAACAAGTTCCGCCTCAAAGATTCGGACGAAGAAAGACTCCGCACCCGTTTCCAGACAGCCAAAGACAAAGTCGTGCCACTGGAATCGCAAATCACCTTCACCGACGAGTTGATTGACCAGATCGTCTATCGCCTTTACGGCCTGACGGCGGAAGAAAAAGCCCTCGTGCAAGCCGCCAAATGA
- a CDS encoding helix-turn-helix domain-containing protein: MKKTNFDLYLEEQLKDPVFAERFERAGEAWDVAMQLAALREKAGLSQKDLARKLKTSQQNISRLESPSYEGHSLTMLRRVAEILGATIRVTIAPKEESAPMTLSEAKVAYKIRRKS, from the coding sequence ATGAAAAAAACCAACTTCGACCTTTATCTGGAAGAACAACTCAAAGACCCCGTCTTCGCCGAGCGGTTTGAAAGAGCGGGTGAGGCATGGGACGTGGCCATGCAGCTTGCCGCGCTGCGCGAAAAGGCCGGCCTCTCCCAAAAGGACCTCGCCCGGAAACTCAAGACCTCCCAGCAAAACATCAGCCGCCTCGAATCGCCTTCTTACGAAGGCCACTCCTTGACCATGTTGCGCCGCGTGGCGGAAATCCTCGGCGCGACCATCCGCGTCACCATCGCACCCAAGGAGGAATCCGCACCCATGACCCTGTCGGAAGCAAAAGTCGCTTACAAAATCCGCAGGAAATCATGA
- a CDS encoding type II toxin-antitoxin system RelE/ParE family toxin, whose translation MEFTVEFYVNASGRSPVQEFLDELKQSDPGDHAAVLRGLAKLRNRQYHREPLSKALGDGLFELRHVGKLNTRVMWFFVKDRRIIAVHGIRNKGQAIPARDLDTAQARMRDWQERFET comes from the coding sequence ATGGAGTTCACCGTAGAGTTCTACGTCAATGCCAGCGGACGCTCGCCCGTGCAGGAGTTTCTTGATGAACTCAAGCAAAGCGACCCCGGCGACCACGCGGCGGTGCTGCGAGGTCTGGCGAAGCTGCGGAATCGCCAGTACCACCGCGAACCGCTGTCCAAGGCGCTGGGGGACGGCCTGTTTGAGTTGCGCCATGTCGGCAAGTTGAACACGCGCGTCATGTGGTTCTTTGTAAAAGACCGGCGCATCATTGCCGTTCACGGCATCCGCAACAAAGGCCAGGCCATCCCGGCCCGCGACCTCGACACGGCACAGGCGCGGATGCGGGACTGGCAGGAAAGATTTGAAACATGA
- a CDS encoding BatA domain-containing protein produces MSFLAPLFLLGGLAIALPVIFHLIRRTTKDRTIFSSLMFLLPSPPRLTRRSRLEHILLLALRCLVLCLLAVGFARPFIKKTVSNDQHAGAPKRIVILVDTSASMRRANLWSDARDKVESILRKTSAADQVAISTFDRQVNPLVTFDQWNTAPSGERVSLATQRLKATSPGWSATHLGNALVSAAELLADTDGKTTTGPRQIVLITDFQEGSRLDQLQGYEWPKGIEVSVEPVKAQHVNNAALQLVTDSDDADPKASASVRVRVSNAADSKREQFKVGWAPADARSSVGKPIEVYVPPGQSRIVALPSVEGPGMGLVDRIILQGDDEDFDNTVFVIPPEIARPVVVYLGSDSEKDARQPLYFLQRAFQETRRQAVQVLVRPPATPLTEGEANTAALFVATAPLPEPQAKALHDQVAAGKNVLLVLAPLPGGAGGGFVQGAATLARLLGVDSLAVEEARPSNYAMLAEIDFRHPLFAPFADPRFSDFTKIHFWKYRRLDATTIPNARVVAKFDSGDPAVVDVPVGKGRVIVLTSGWQSDDSQLALSTKFVPLLYSILDLSGAATPPPVQYHVGDVVPLASSPPGRGQGWVLRAPDGSQLNLSPAETNFSQTMTPGIYSVDSQPSKRFVVNLDAAESRTAPLPLEELERLGAPVGRQTQTVAREAARKVQLQTAELEGRQKLWRWFIVATLVALLVETWLAGRTARRLVTPVEATSGNVAV; encoded by the coding sequence ATGAGTTTCCTCGCGCCACTTTTTTTGCTCGGCGGTCTGGCGATTGCGCTGCCGGTGATATTTCATCTCATCCGGCGCACGACCAAGGACCGGACCATCTTCAGTTCGCTGATGTTCCTGCTCCCCTCGCCCCCGCGTCTCACACGCCGCAGCCGACTCGAACACATCCTTCTGCTCGCGTTGCGTTGCCTCGTGCTTTGTCTGCTGGCGGTTGGCTTTGCGCGCCCCTTCATAAAGAAAACTGTCAGCAATGATCAGCATGCGGGAGCACCGAAACGAATCGTGATTCTCGTCGATACTAGCGCCAGCATGCGCCGCGCGAATCTTTGGTCGGACGCGCGCGACAAAGTCGAATCGATCCTGCGGAAAACTTCGGCGGCGGATCAGGTGGCCATCTCCACTTTCGATCGTCAGGTGAATCCGCTGGTGACGTTCGACCAGTGGAACACGGCTCCAAGTGGCGAGCGCGTGTCGCTGGCAACGCAGCGGCTGAAGGCGACTTCGCCGGGTTGGTCAGCCACGCACCTTGGCAACGCGCTCGTCAGCGCCGCTGAACTCCTCGCGGACACTGACGGAAAAACGACGACCGGTCCGCGGCAGATAGTTCTCATCACGGACTTCCAGGAGGGTAGCCGTCTGGATCAACTGCAAGGTTATGAATGGCCGAAAGGAATCGAGGTGTCCGTCGAACCCGTCAAAGCACAGCACGTAAACAATGCTGCTCTGCAACTCGTCACTGACTCAGACGACGCCGATCCCAAAGCCAGTGCCAGTGTGCGGGTGCGTGTCAGCAACGCCGCCGATTCCAAGCGCGAGCAGTTCAAGGTGGGATGGGCGCCGGCGGACGCGCGCAGCTCCGTTGGCAAGCCCATTGAAGTGTACGTGCCGCCCGGCCAAAGCCGCATCGTCGCACTCCCCTCCGTGGAGGGGCCGGGTATGGGTTTGGTTGATCGGATTATTCTGCAGGGCGACGACGAGGATTTTGACAACACCGTTTTTGTGATCCCGCCGGAGATCGCGCGACCGGTCGTCGTTTATCTCGGCAGCGATTCGGAGAAGGACGCGCGGCAACCGCTTTATTTCCTCCAACGCGCATTTCAGGAAACACGACGACAGGCGGTTCAAGTGTTGGTCCGCCCGCCTGCGACGCCCCTCACAGAAGGCGAGGCGAATACCGCCGCACTCTTCGTCGCCACCGCTCCGCTGCCCGAACCGCAGGCGAAAGCGCTGCACGATCAGGTTGCTGCCGGGAAGAACGTGCTTTTGGTGCTTGCTCCCCTCCCGGGAGGGGCTGGGGGTGGGTTCGTCCAAGGTGCGGCAACGCTCGCCCGTCTGCTTGGCGTGGACAGCCTTGCCGTCGAAGAAGCGCGCCCCAGCAACTACGCCATGCTCGCGGAGATTGATTTTCGCCATCCGCTCTTCGCTCCATTTGCCGACCCGCGTTTCAGCGATTTCACAAAGATTCATTTCTGGAAATATCGCCGCCTTGACGCGACAACAATTCCCAACGCTCGCGTCGTGGCGAAGTTCGACAGCGGCGATCCGGCGGTCGTCGATGTTCCCGTAGGCAAAGGCCGCGTCATTGTGCTGACCTCGGGCTGGCAATCGGACGACAGCCAGCTTGCGCTTTCAACGAAGTTCGTTCCGTTGCTTTACTCCATACTGGACTTGAGCGGCGCGGCAACGCCTCCACCTGTGCAATATCACGTCGGCGATGTTGTCCCGCTGGCCAGTTCCCCTCCTGGGAGGGGTCAGGGGTGGGTTCTCCGCGCTCCCGACGGTTCGCAGTTGAATTTGTCTCCGGCTGAAACGAATTTCTCCCAAACGATGACGCCGGGAATCTACAGCGTGGATTCGCAACCATCCAAACGGTTTGTCGTAAATCTCGACGCCGCCGAAAGCCGCACTGCTCCTTTGCCGCTTGAGGAGTTGGAAAGGTTGGGCGCGCCGGTCGGACGACAAACCCAGACCGTCGCTCGCGAAGCGGCGCGCAAGGTCCAGCTTCAGACCGCCGAGTTGGAGGGCCGACAAAAGCTGTGGCGCTGGTTCATCGTCGCGACGCTGGTGGCGTTGTTGGTGGAAACTTGGCTCGCCGGACGCACCGCGCGCCGGCTGGTCACGCCTGTCGAAGCGACCTCGGGCAACGTCGCCGTCTGA